One genomic window of Cannabis sativa cultivar Pink pepper isolate KNU-18-1 chromosome 2, ASM2916894v1, whole genome shotgun sequence includes the following:
- the LOC133034509 gene encoding uncharacterized protein LOC133034509, whose amino-acid sequence MQISTLCEFDWIGSCELDWIKYFMKTPTTHSYEQSGLLTGCKIARGALVISHMIFVDDNYIYCKATEKEAYNVKELLHTSAVASGQRINFSKSSMFFSNNTGSVVRDSICAMLEIYEADENGYYLGLPCSVGRNKNAILGFLKDKLRKRIQGWERRILSRAGKEVLPKSIAQALPSYAMSFFLLPSNTCKELKRLMAKFWWQSDSSSGKGIHWMSWERLCRHKHVVGLGF is encoded by the exons atGCAGATATCCACACTTTGTGAatttgattggattggatcgtgcgaattggattggatcaaatATTTTATGAAAACCCCTACTACTCACAG CTATGAACAAAGTGGCTTACTTACGGGGTGTAAAATTGCTCGAGGCGCGCTGGTAATCTCTCATATGATCTTTGTTGATGACAACTACATTTACTGTAAGGCAACTGAGAAAGAAGCGTACAATGTGAAGGAGCTATTGCATACTTCTGCGGTGGCTTCGGGGCAAAGAATCAACTTCTCTAAGTCTTCCATGTTTTTCAGCAACAATACTGGAAGCGTGGTGAGGGATTCCATTTGTGCTATGTTGGAAATTTATGAGGCTGATGAAAATGGCTATTACCTGGGTCTTCCGTGTTCGGTGGGGAGAAATAAGAATGCTATTCTTGGTTTTCTTAAGGATAAGCTTCGAAAGAGAATTCAAGGGTGGGAAAGGCGTATTTTATCTCGTGCGGGAAAGGAGGTTTTGCCGAAATCTATTGCTCAAGCCTTGCCGAGTTATGCTATGAGTTTTTTTCTCTTGCCTTCTAACACGTGTAAGGAGTTAAAGCGGCTTATGGCTAAGTTTTGGTGGCAATCGGATTCGAGTAGTGGTAAAGGTATTCATTGGATGAGCTGGGAGCGGTTGTGTCGCCATAAACATGTAGTGGGATTGGGCTTCTGA
- the LOC115720686 gene encoding uncharacterized protein LOC115720686 — protein MWYLCVFFHRLLDYRKPEVESLAHLFGAFDEDEQSPFGYCTLEWKLPKHHHPDSPFHIVNLPSEEIASQIANRSILVRGMYELWGEGDSYEELEESINSYPEERKLPYLEPESTFKVNVDTFGKAISHQEQTQLIQRLDYIPFKGRVNLKNPVHKFWLMETDDYGCNNGLPPIDQRRIFFGREIGGADRKLLPTYQLKSRNYLGPTAMDAEMAFLMANQALVMPGKLVYDPFVGTGSILVAAAHFGAMTMGADIDIRVVRDGRGPDCNVWSNFKQYGLPMPIALLRADNNLPPWRSGLKEIFDAIICDPPYGVRAGGRKSGGRKLLKGAVAPYVVPDDKRVGHIPSTAPYSLAECVHDLLDLAARMIVMGGRLVYFYPVLREDEFVEEDHFPEHPCFKLIASSEQILSSRYSRVLLTMVKVSPYTEEIAEAARLQHIEFRENHVKWLEDGKLHSAIFSPADSISNAGSEVKLSKEARPKYRGKYV, from the exons ATGTGGTATCTGTGCGTGTTCTTCCACAGGTTATTGGACTACAGGAAACCAGAGGTTGAATCTCTTGCTCATCTTTTTGGAGCTTTCGATGAAGATGAGCAAAGCCCTTTTGGGTATTGTACTTTGGAGTGGAAACTTCCCAAACATCACCACCCCGATTCTCCTTTCCATATCGTCAATCTTCCTTCCGAAGAAATAGCCAGCCAAATCGCCAATCGGA gtATACTAGTGAGAGGAATGTATGAACTTTGGGGAGAAGGTGATAGCTACGAAGAGCTGGAGGAGTCTATTAACAGTTACCCAGAAGAAAGGAAGTTGCCGTACTTAGAACCTGAAAGCACTTTTAAGGTTAATGTCGATACTTTTGGGAAGGCTATCAGTCATCAGGAGCAAACTCAACTCATTCAGCGCCTCGATTACATCCCCTTTAAG GGTCgagttaatttgaaaaatccaGTTCACAAGTTCTGGCTGATGGAAACTGATGATTATGGGTGTAATAATGGACTTCCACCCATAGATCAAAGAAGAATCTTTTTTGGCCGAGAGATAGGTGGCGCTGACAGAAAACTTCTACCTACTTATCAGTTAAAAAGCCGCAATTATCTTGGCCCAACTGCCATGGATGCAGAAATGGCCTTCTTAATGGCCAATCAAGCACTAGTAATGCCAGGGAAGCTTGTCTATGACCCATTTGTTGGTACTGGGAGTATTCTTGTTGCTGCTGCTCATTTTGGGGCAATGACAATG GGTGCAGACATAGACATAAGGGTGGTACGTGATGGACGTGGTCCTGACTGTAATGTCTGGAGTAATTTCAAGCAG TATGGATTACCAATGCCAATTGCTTTGTTAAGAGCAGATAACAATCTCCCACCTTGGCGCTCTGGATTAAAAGAG ATATTTGATGCCATAATATGTGACCCTCCTTATGGAGTTCGTGCTGGGGGGCGAAAATCTGGTGGCAGAAAATTGCTGAAGGGAGCTGTGGCCCCCTATGTTGTTCCTGATGACAAGAGGGTGGGCCATATACCGTCAACTGCACCTTACAGCTTAGCGGAGTGTGTGCATGATTTGCTTGACCTTGCAGCTAGGATGATTGTTATGGGCGGCAGGCTTGTCTACTTCTACCCAGTACTGAGAGAAGATGAGTTTGTAGAGGAAGACCATTTCCCCGAACACCCATGTTTCAAACTGATTGCTTCTTCCGAGCAGATTCTTAGTTCGCGATATAGTCGAGTTTTACTGACAATGGTTAAGGTTAGCCCATACACCGAAGAAATTGCCGAAGCAGCTAGGTTACAACATATCGAGTTCAGGGAGAACCATGTAAAGTGGTTAGAAGATGGTAAACTTCATTCTGCTATATTTAGTCCTGCTGATTCTATTTCCAATGCAGGCAGTGAAGTAAAATTGAGTAAAGAAGCGAGGCCCAAATACAGAGGTAAATATGTGTAG